A genomic window from Erythrobacter sp. BLCC-B19 includes:
- a CDS encoding tetratricopeptide repeat protein, translated as MIFRPSLLPALGAVVLMLGVSGCWGGEDAPDAGRMVAGGAGVARLLREADAAMGRGALPDAARLLDEARSLAPESPDLWVAIARLRLRGGEHLTALEAADRALAFGPDHAPALHLRALMVRDAHGAADALRWFEAARKAAPDNPDILADYAATLGDAGQAGAMLKVVRALAEVAPDDARVPWLQAVLAARGGEYGLARSLLTRSGMAAREVPAALLLDALISLEEGNADSAAATLEALVARQPANARARELLARAMLAGGRHNDVIQRFGAEAMLPEASPYLVMLVARAHEARGDRAAAAPLLARAYGPMGGIAARLAVRDGLPPPTAELRAALLAGKGAAARAQADALRQRFPASADVASLAADALLGAGDRPAALAAYGLASEARRPWPLARRTIAAYRSAGNAEAADLLLIRQVAGETQTPSALMELAQRLAQAGDWARVAALLDHAIGLGAGHDPALLGLRLRAAEALGQQADARRFAALLAEVHPRTLAGR; from the coding sequence ATGATCTTCAGGCCTAGCCTCCTGCCGGCGCTTGGCGCGGTGGTGCTGATGCTGGGCGTTTCGGGCTGCTGGGGCGGAGAGGATGCTCCGGACGCCGGGCGCATGGTCGCTGGCGGAGCGGGGGTCGCACGCCTGCTGAGGGAGGCTGACGCCGCGATGGGGCGCGGTGCCTTGCCCGATGCCGCGCGGCTGCTTGACGAGGCGCGCAGTCTTGCGCCCGAAAGCCCCGACCTGTGGGTGGCCATCGCCCGGCTGCGGCTGCGCGGCGGCGAGCATCTGACGGCGCTGGAGGCCGCCGACCGCGCGCTTGCCTTTGGCCCCGATCATGCGCCCGCCCTGCATCTGCGTGCGCTGATGGTGCGCGATGCACACGGCGCAGCCGACGCGCTGCGATGGTTCGAGGCCGCACGCAAGGCCGCGCCGGACAATCCGGATATTCTGGCCGATTACGCCGCAACCCTCGGCGATGCCGGACAGGCCGGCGCGATGCTCAAGGTCGTCCGCGCGCTCGCCGAGGTCGCGCCTGATGATGCCCGCGTGCCGTGGCTTCAGGCTGTGCTGGCCGCGCGCGGGGGTGAATATGGTCTGGCGCGCAGCCTGCTCACCCGAAGCGGCATGGCGGCACGCGAAGTGCCCGCGGCCCTGCTGCTCGACGCGCTCATCAGCCTCGAGGAAGGCAATGCCGACAGCGCGGCAGCCACGCTTGAAGCTCTGGTGGCGCGCCAGCCAGCCAATGCCCGTGCGCGTGAACTGCTGGCTCGGGCCATGCTGGCGGGGGGACGCCACAATGACGTCATCCAGCGCTTCGGCGCCGAGGCGATGCTGCCCGAGGCATCGCCCTATCTCGTGATGCTGGTCGCCCGCGCGCATGAGGCACGCGGCGACCGCGCCGCCGCCGCGCCGCTGCTGGCGCGCGCTTATGGCCCGATGGGTGGCATCGCGGCGCGGTTGGCGGTTCGCGATGGCCTGCCGCCGCCCACTGCCGAATTGCGCGCCGCGCTGCTGGCAGGCAAGGGCGCCGCCGCGCGCGCTCAGGCCGATGCGCTGCGCCAGCGCTTTCCCGCTTCAGCCGACGTTGCCAGCCTTGCTGCCGATGCCCTGCTGGGCGCAGGCGACCGGCCCGCAGCACTCGCCGCCTATGGCCTCGCATCGGAAGCGCGCCGCCCCTGGCCGCTCGCCCGCCGCACGATTGCGGCCTATCGCTCGGCGGGCAATGCAGAGGCTGCCGATCTGCTGCTGATCCGGCAAGTCGCAGGCGAGACCCAGACACCCAGCGCGCTCATGGAACTGGCCCAGCGCCTTGCGCAAGCCGGAGACTGGGCGCGAGTGGCCGCGCTGCTCGATCACGCCATCGGGCTTGGCGCAGGGCACGATCCGGCGCTGCTAGGCCTGCGCCTGCGCGCCGCCGAGGCGCTAGGGCAGCAGGCCGACGCGCGCCGCTTTGCCGCGCTGCTCGCCGAGGTGCACCCGCGCACGCTGGCCGGGCGGTAA
- the panB gene encoding 3-methyl-2-oxobutanoate hydroxymethyltransferase gives MSTTFQLDTSTSRANPTPAPMKRLTVPAIRARKTDGVTGEPLVMLTAYTARQAQILDAHCDLLLVGDSLGQVIYGLPSTVPVTLEMMANHGAAVVRGSYHSVVVIDMPFGSYEASPEQAFESAAFLLKQTGAAAVKLEGGAAMAPTVAFLNQRGIPVMGHVGLTPQAVNVLGGYGARGRSDAEAEKIVSDAEALDDAGAFAIVIEGVLEPIAITATKAVTCPTIGIGASAACDGQVLVTEDMLGMFERVPRFVKRYEDIAGVIDRTVARYAEEVRARSFPTPDQTYQPKA, from the coding sequence ATGTCCACGACCTTCCAGCTCGATACGAGCACGAGCCGCGCCAACCCCACCCCTGCCCCCATGAAGCGGCTGACCGTGCCCGCGATCCGGGCGCGCAAGACCGATGGTGTGACCGGCGAGCCGCTGGTGATGCTGACCGCCTACACCGCGCGGCAAGCGCAGATCCTCGATGCCCATTGCGATCTCCTGCTGGTCGGGGATTCGCTCGGTCAGGTGATCTACGGACTGCCTTCGACCGTGCCGGTTACCCTCGAGATGATGGCCAATCATGGGGCCGCGGTTGTGCGCGGGTCGTATCATTCGGTGGTGGTCATCGATATGCCTTTCGGCTCCTACGAAGCCTCGCCCGAGCAGGCCTTCGAGAGCGCAGCCTTCCTGCTCAAGCAGACCGGCGCTGCCGCCGTAAAGCTGGAGGGCGGCGCGGCGATGGCGCCGACCGTCGCTTTCCTCAACCAGCGCGGCATCCCGGTGATGGGCCATGTCGGGCTTACACCCCAGGCCGTGAACGTCCTTGGCGGCTATGGCGCGCGGGGCCGCTCGGATGCCGAAGCGGAAAAGATCGTCTCTGATGCCGAAGCGCTCGATGATGCGGGTGCCTTTGCCATCGTCATTGAAGGCGTGCTCGAACCCATCGCGATTACCGCAACCAAAGCCGTCACCTGCCCCACCATCGGCATCGGTGCCTCGGCGGCGTGCGACGGTCAGGTGCTCGTCACCGAGGATATGCTGGGGATGTTTGAACGCGTGCCCCGCTTCGTCAAACGCTACGAGGATATTGCCGGTGTCATCGACCGCACCGTGGCGCGTTATGCCGAGGAAGTGCGCGCCCGCAGCTTCCCGACGCCTGACCAGACCTACCAGCCCAAGGCCTAG
- a CDS encoding bile acid:sodium symporter, with the protein MSNSSAAPRPPFLTDPMIAVLLIATALALLVPAAGEARAAATMVSNAGIFVLFLVNGMRIRRSEIARGLANWRYFGPLMLFVFGAMVLLGLGFARLADNLLPPLVALGFLYLGCLPSTVQSATSYTSLANGNVALSVVGAALINIAGVLVSGPLFAFVGGGAAGDIGGEAIGRIFLILVLPFAIGQAVQDRFIDKLIAHKATAAWLDRAVIGIAVYVAFSGAVEQGLGAMFTLMDWAMIGVLVLAMLGAALAAAWGTAGAMRLARADRIAFLFAGSQKSVAIGAPLAAILFPPASAGFVIAPLLLYHLAQLVLAAPLAMRLARGT; encoded by the coding sequence ATGTCCAATTCCTCCGCAGCCCCGCGCCCTCCGTTCCTCACCGACCCCATGATCGCGGTGCTGCTGATCGCCACGGCACTCGCCCTGCTGGTTCCCGCTGCGGGCGAGGCGCGCGCGGCGGCCACGATGGTCTCGAATGCCGGGATATTCGTCTTGTTCCTCGTCAACGGGATGCGGATCCGGCGCAGCGAAATCGCGCGCGGCCTGGCAAACTGGCGTTACTTTGGCCCGCTGATGCTGTTCGTCTTTGGGGCAATGGTGCTCCTCGGCCTCGGCTTTGCGCGCCTTGCGGACAACCTCCTGCCGCCCTTGGTCGCGCTGGGTTTCCTCTATCTCGGCTGCCTGCCTTCGACCGTGCAATCGGCAACATCCTACACCAGCCTTGCCAACGGCAATGTCGCGCTGTCGGTGGTGGGCGCGGCGCTGATCAATATTGCCGGGGTGCTGGTGAGCGGGCCGCTGTTCGCTTTCGTGGGCGGAGGCGCGGCCGGAGACATCGGCGGCGAGGCGATAGGCCGGATTTTCCTGATCCTCGTCCTGCCCTTCGCCATCGGGCAGGCGGTGCAGGATCGCTTCATCGACAAGCTGATCGCGCACAAGGCCACCGCCGCCTGGCTTGACCGGGCCGTGATCGGGATTGCGGTCTATGTCGCCTTTTCGGGGGCGGTTGAGCAGGGGCTGGGCGCGATGTTCACTCTGATGGACTGGGCGATGATTGGCGTGCTGGTGCTGGCGATGCTCGGCGCCGCGCTGGCAGCGGCGTGGGGCACGGCAGGGGCGATGCGTCTTGCCCGCGCTGACCGGATCGCTTTCCTCTTTGCCGGATCGCAAAAGAGCGTCGCCATCGGCGCACCGCTCGCCGCGATCCTGTTTCCGCCCGCGAGTGCCGGCTTCGTGATTGCGCCGCTGCTGCTCTATCACCTCGCCCAGCTGGTGCTGGCCGCGCCGCTGGCGATGCGGTTGGCGCGGGGCACCTAG
- the prsR gene encoding PEP-CTERM-box response regulator transcription factor, producing the protein MPADKKPVLLVIEDDPGLQAQLKWAYDDFEVVIAGDRDSAIAALRAEAPGVVTLDLGLPPDPDGTTEGFAVLDAIMQLKPDTKVIVASGHGARESALAAIARGAYDFYQKPIDIDALGLIVRRAFNLRAIEEENRRLVATSSADKTVLGRLITGAPEMVKVARTIERVAKTSVSVMLLGASGTGKELLAKGLHDASDRASGPFVAINCAAIPENLLESELFGHEKGAFTGAVKTTEGKIESANGGTLFLDEVGDIPLPLQVKLLRFLQERTIERVGGRRAIAVNTRIVCATHQDLESMIAGGQFREDLFYRLAEIVVRIPGLAERHGDPVLLAKVFLKRFAAEMNPSVTGFAPDALAAIDAHDWPGNVRELENRVKRAVIMADGKLVTAEDLDFGAGEDEDADVLNLKAAREAADRRVIRHALSRSEGNISSTAKLLGISRPTLYDLLKQYDLQA; encoded by the coding sequence ATGCCCGCCGACAAGAAGCCCGTGCTGCTGGTGATCGAGGATGATCCGGGCCTCCAGGCCCAGCTCAAGTGGGCCTATGACGATTTCGAGGTGGTCATCGCAGGTGACCGCGACAGCGCGATCGCTGCCCTGCGTGCCGAGGCACCGGGGGTGGTGACGCTCGACCTCGGGCTGCCGCCCGATCCGGACGGCACCACCGAGGGCTTTGCCGTGCTCGATGCGATCATGCAATTGAAGCCCGATACCAAGGTGATCGTCGCCAGCGGTCATGGCGCGCGGGAAAGCGCTCTCGCTGCCATCGCGCGCGGCGCTTACGACTTCTACCAGAAGCCGATCGACATTGATGCACTTGGCCTGATCGTGCGCCGCGCCTTCAATCTGCGCGCCATCGAGGAAGAGAACCGCCGCCTCGTTGCCACCAGCAGCGCCGACAAGACCGTGCTCGGCCGCCTGATCACCGGCGCGCCCGAAATGGTGAAGGTTGCACGCACGATCGAACGCGTCGCCAAGACCAGCGTATCGGTGATGCTGCTGGGTGCGAGCGGAACGGGCAAGGAGCTGCTCGCCAAGGGGCTGCATGACGCAAGCGACCGCGCCAGTGGGCCGTTTGTCGCGATCAACTGCGCCGCGATCCCTGAAAACCTGCTCGAAAGCGAGCTGTTCGGGCATGAGAAGGGTGCCTTTACTGGCGCCGTCAAGACCACCGAGGGCAAGATCGAAAGCGCCAATGGCGGCACGCTGTTCCTCGATGAGGTCGGAGACATCCCGCTGCCGCTTCAGGTCAAATTGCTGCGATTCCTGCAGGAACGCACCATCGAACGCGTCGGCGGCAGGCGCGCGATTGCGGTCAACACCCGGATTGTGTGCGCGACCCATCAGGATCTCGAAAGCATGATCGCCGGCGGACAATTCCGCGAGGACTTGTTCTATCGCCTCGCCGAAATCGTTGTGCGCATTCCTGGCCTCGCCGAGCGTCACGGTGATCCGGTGCTGCTCGCCAAGGTGTTCCTCAAGCGCTTTGCCGCCGAAATGAACCCCTCGGTGACCGGCTTTGCCCCCGATGCGCTCGCGGCCATTGATGCGCACGACTGGCCGGGCAACGTGCGCGAGCTGGAAAACCGGGTGAAGCGCGCGGTAATCATGGCCGATGGCAAGCTGGTGACCGCCGAGGATCTCGATTTCGGCGCGGGTGAGGACGAGGACGCCGATGTCCTCAACCTCAAGGCCGCGCGCGAGGCGGCAGACCGCCGTGTCATCCGCCACGCCCTTTCCCGCAGCGAGGGCAATATCTCGAGCACCGCCAAGTTGCTCGGGATCAGCCGGCCGACGCTGTATGACCTGCTCAAGCAGTATGATCTTCAGGCCTAG